Proteins encoded in a region of the Mycolicibacterium duvalii genome:
- a CDS encoding carboxymuconolactone decarboxylase family protein — MTPRIPPRSPDETSLLTRLMYRYARHRFGEVPEPFAVAAHHPRLLLANAAHEGLLQSASHHLPASVRELAVFWTARRIGCSWCVDFGAMLARLDGLDVDRLRGIDDYATSPDYTDDERAAIAYAEAVTTDPHGVTDEQVDDLRRRFGDAGVVELTYQIGVENMRARMYTALGITEQGFSSGDACRVPWGSP; from the coding sequence ATGACTCCTCGCATTCCTCCCCGCTCCCCCGACGAAACCTCGCTGCTCACCCGGCTGATGTACCGCTACGCCAGGCACCGCTTCGGGGAGGTGCCCGAACCCTTCGCGGTCGCGGCACATCACCCGCGACTTCTCCTCGCCAACGCCGCCCACGAAGGGCTGCTGCAGTCAGCCTCGCACCATCTGCCGGCCAGCGTGCGCGAACTGGCCGTGTTCTGGACGGCTCGCCGCATCGGCTGCTCCTGGTGCGTCGATTTCGGGGCGATGCTGGCCCGGCTCGACGGTCTGGACGTCGACCGGTTGAGGGGGATCGACGACTACGCCACCTCGCCGGACTACACCGACGACGAGCGCGCCGCGATCGCCTACGCCGAGGCCGTCACCACCGACCCGCACGGGGTCACCGACGAGCAGGTCGACGATCTGCGCAGGCGGTTCGGCGACGCCGGGGTGGTCGAGCTGACCTATCAGATCGGCGTGGAGAACATGCGCGCCCGGATGTACACCGCGTTGGGCATCACCGAGCAGGGCTTCAGCTCCGGGGACGCGTGCCGGGTGCCTTGGGGATCGCCGTAG
- a CDS encoding sigma-70 family RNA polymerase sigma factor, translated as MTTVAEFEELRPHLLAVAYRLTGTFADAEDIVQEAWIRWNSQRDSRIRDTKAWLTTVVSRLSLDRLRSAAHRRESYTGQWLPEPVVTTLDSDPLNAVVAGEDARFAAMVVLENLSPDQRVAFVLHDGFAVPFDEIADVLDTTAAAARQLASRARRTAARAPAPAAEHDEVVAKFLAAMASGDLKAVVAALHPDVTFTGDADGKAPTAARVITGADKVARFLLGLADRYGPRLFDAGRPALVNGQLGLYSPGADTDGRWPVLMPRISAITVRDGRVAAIWDIANPAKFTASPLATARATAIPKAPGTRPRS; from the coding sequence ATGACCACGGTGGCCGAGTTCGAGGAGCTCCGGCCGCATCTGCTGGCGGTGGCATACCGGCTCACCGGCACCTTCGCCGACGCCGAGGACATCGTGCAGGAGGCCTGGATCCGGTGGAACAGCCAGCGCGACAGCAGGATCCGCGATACGAAGGCCTGGCTGACCACGGTGGTCAGCAGACTCAGCCTGGACCGCCTGCGCTCGGCGGCGCACCGGCGCGAGAGCTACACCGGTCAGTGGCTGCCCGAGCCGGTGGTGACCACGCTCGACAGTGACCCGCTCAACGCGGTGGTGGCCGGCGAGGACGCCCGATTCGCCGCGATGGTGGTCCTGGAGAACCTTTCCCCGGACCAGCGGGTCGCGTTCGTGCTGCACGACGGATTCGCCGTGCCGTTCGACGAGATCGCCGACGTCCTCGACACCACTGCGGCGGCGGCGCGCCAACTCGCGTCCCGCGCGCGGCGCACCGCGGCGCGAGCGCCGGCGCCCGCTGCCGAGCACGACGAGGTCGTCGCAAAGTTCCTCGCCGCCATGGCATCCGGCGACCTGAAGGCCGTCGTCGCGGCGCTGCACCCCGACGTGACGTTCACCGGCGACGCGGACGGCAAGGCACCGACTGCGGCGCGGGTCATCACCGGTGCCGACAAGGTGGCCCGGTTCCTGCTCGGTCTGGCCGACCGCTACGGCCCGCGGCTCTTCGACGCCGGGCGGCCCGCGCTGGTCAACGGCCAGCTGGGGCTGTACTCGCCGGGCGCGGACACCGACGGGCGGTGGCCGGTGCTGATGCCGCGCATCTCGGCGATCACGGTGCGCGACGGCCGCGTCGCCGCGATCTGGGACATCGCCAACCCCGCCAAGTTCACCGCGTCACCGCTGGCTACGGCGAGGGCTACGGCGATCCCCAAGGCACCCGGCACGCGTCCCCGGAGCTGA
- a CDS encoding Ig-like domain-containing protein, with protein sequence MNFIGPSANALLKALQMLPSENLRAHLSRVDSVASCSICQQLTTEGHNFRGALAVGYAKYVGRVGALAVALGIGTAVANPAWADTQTNDTETSSTGVADARSRASAGPDRRAGSPGPTALSEPTASSEPARLTTGIDADDIDAGDDVEEAVDEPELTIDDEESGDNVAEDTSALEPGPVNEEDEADERRAGRTLVGDAPATANISDRSSSVTLPADRTRRPAASGPERAETTSSSEISPADDGAGSTGIMEFRILTEQSSPSTHRPRTPDNPGTETRDVPAPAPLVRQPKTPLGAILGGPAAMLDIAVKAINMLFSPAPTMPGDPPLLLGVLAFVRREVTRTFFNSSPHAVGDVASTSESIPTRIAVLDNDTDRGAGDVLTVTEYTQATNGVVSLNNDGSFTYTPHAGYVGTDTFTYRVSDEASPWHVHSLASLLKGGHGSTATVTVTVNPIENQTPSAGDDSTTTAEDTPTVIDVLANDTDPDGDTLTISTVGTPSHGTAVVADGKITYTPATDYHGDDTFTYTVSDGTATDTATVAVTITPTNDAPVAAADTASTAEDTPTVIDVLANDTDPDGDTHTISKVSTPGHGTAVVTDGKITYTPDANYHGDDTFTYTVTDSTAANTATVTVTVTPANDAPVASDDTFTMPADATSATFNVLANDTDPDRDSLSVVAVTGAINGTATFSGGTVTYTPATGFTGTEVLTYTVSDGRLTDTATLTVIVPVYNATPVAGTPAYDFTTNSGSGTVTGTINVSDPDGDTLTFELTARPVEEVGMVAIDSETGSWEFIPTAQARLGAWLGTGESSATFSVTVSDGQATTTINVVAPIDAAVTFTRDVFDIDAERLEAQGLAISPDGRLYLTQYLADDSAGQVTVIGRGGSVDAVIDIASVIPQAISTAYDVAVGPDGRVYVSSEVGDSWEDYVQESFHGAVLVIDPASDYSVALFAELAEPASGIDVDSAGRVYVGSWTTKTITVLNPDGSNADVIHLPEPADAATGVTGVAVGPTDRMYVTDPWQGTVTVVERDGSIAHTIDLGGTPWSVEVGGNGAVYVSDPDTGTLTVLNQDGSIAAVANLGSDSYPADVTLGADGRVYVPLTATGDDGALGRIIVLTPVAVARLLGATVIGEPIAGTPGSVDGSIYSSPVVTADGTIYQTVSTRDSAGVATVTVTVIAPSGTTTHTEPVSGDPAGPLVMGENGTAYQTITHRDSDTDATVTGVIIMPPAGQSWFTGHHVGAPAGPVVLGADGTGYQTLSQLMSDGTYTTTVLVITSDGATPYTLNGFPGSSGIGAPSGPVVAPDGTVYLTVGDWVIDPNTLQAGEHTTTVAILGPNGPSTSSIDGAAGGGVGLASDGSVYQPIYQTPTRPDATLGTAVLAVLTDNGLVQLGGTVDGIPIGSPVIGPDGTLYQTVFSPVFDADAGTVEYVTAVAVITPTGLTSILSDIAGIPLRASDGSSVLPVVVGPDGTAYQVAQNLDPATYTTSTTLAVLTATGDTDITDIAGEAVGPVVPGVDGRAFLTTYDAETDTTRVAVITANGTTIRELAGRPGDSQLTAMNWSVVVAPDGTAYQTTSAVDPDSGVNTTKVSVISETGIVTHTIDGSPAGSVVFAPDGTVYQSVGRIDPYSGDSSTTVSVISPMGITPITHPITGTPAGSVMFGPRGSIYQVTVETNGGMIDATSRVFVIGGAATATTAYAAGGAPENLAATAWDAPALMTVEAMVTAPASAPATVAAQSALAGGVQGVAISAANIESTLLRAVAPIATISTSAVFPYAGQVAVSPDGVHVYTVSISGTGSTVQQAISIVNTRTNTVKTIPVGNGYPYNAYGIAVSPDGRSVYTNGLTFTGISYQPAAFILDTVTHTVRTIPISGAYFNEVGIAVSPDGRHVYYSGVTGNAGGTHQQVLTVLDTTSNTVSTIPVPNQNSSDTPYFVHGVVVSPDSQRVYTTRVTPNGSVAVTVLDTATNTVSSIPVNGPLFARGLALSPDGRSAYTVGVNSDGTTAITVLNTSTKTITTIPVPVPVPYLYGNPYAYAVTVSPDGRRVYANTGNGGVIVFDAITKDVTIVPINVAGVDPQTGGIAISPDGHRMYITSGDLDYGSNGQEAVLVLDTAKINSVATKFIAMQALQEALSRLIPSTGDYQVEKKVETEEMRASNLLGRIPDSNETREAIKIQIIDTDPDDGEVTPETTRMVVYLSGMLGKANPFAKLASSAGAVAVANGQIPHEVADEIDKFWQKYKPAEIMLVGYSKGGMIAQNYAEQGRHSRRVRALVTFASPIVQPPNFDYPAIHLRDVFDSIPRWLDQPQDKQENSEVARTYDWIGSGKHETKNYTDGAHWFEINGGRVLIKNAMAEFEGTEIYNFVRYY encoded by the coding sequence ATGAATTTCATCGGCCCCTCAGCAAATGCCCTGTTGAAAGCGCTGCAAATGTTGCCCTCTGAAAATTTGAGAGCTCATTTATCGCGTGTCGACTCTGTTGCCAGTTGTAGCATCTGCCAGCAGTTGACCACAGAAGGTCACAACTTCAGGGGGGCATTGGCCGTGGGCTATGCAAAATACGTTGGTCGGGTTGGTGCGTTGGCTGTTGCACTGGGGATTGGCACCGCCGTTGCCAACCCCGCGTGGGCCGATACTCAGACCAATGACACCGAAACTTCGTCGACGGGTGTAGCCGACGCGCGGTCACGTGCGTCGGCGGGCCCCGATCGTCGTGCGGGGTCGCCTGGTCCCACGGCGCTGTCGGAGCCGACGGCTTCGTCTGAACCCGCCCGGCTGACGACGGGAATCGACGCGGATGACATTGACGCGGGAGACGATGTCGAAGAGGCAGTCGACGAGCCTGAACTGACCATTGACGACGAGGAGTCCGGCGACAACGTCGCAGAGGACACCAGTGCTCTTGAGCCTGGGCCCGTCAACGAAGAAGACGAGGCAGACGAGAGACGCGCCGGACGGACCCTCGTCGGCGATGCACCCGCCACTGCGAACATCTCCGACCGCAGTTCATCGGTGACGTTGCCCGCTGACCGGACACGACGCCCGGCGGCGTCCGGGCCCGAGCGCGCGGAGACCACCTCGTCGTCGGAGATCTCACCCGCCGATGACGGCGCTGGATCCACGGGCATCATGGAATTCCGCATCCTGACGGAACAGTCATCGCCGTCGACGCACCGGCCGCGCACCCCCGACAACCCGGGTACCGAAACCCGCGATGTACCTGCCCCGGCACCCCTGGTGCGCCAGCCGAAGACGCCGCTAGGGGCGATTCTCGGTGGACCGGCGGCGATGCTGGATATCGCCGTCAAGGCGATCAACATGCTCTTCTCGCCGGCACCGACAATGCCCGGCGATCCACCGCTGCTGCTCGGCGTGCTCGCCTTCGTCCGTCGCGAAGTGACGCGTACGTTCTTCAACAGCTCTCCGCACGCTGTCGGCGACGTCGCCAGTACGTCGGAGAGCATCCCGACGCGAATCGCTGTGCTGGACAACGATACCGACCGCGGTGCCGGTGATGTTCTGACCGTCACCGAGTACACGCAGGCCACCAATGGCGTGGTGTCGTTAAACAATGACGGGAGCTTCACCTACACGCCGCACGCCGGATACGTCGGCACCGACACCTTCACCTACCGGGTCTCCGACGAGGCCAGCCCGTGGCACGTTCATTCCCTGGCCAGTCTACTCAAGGGCGGCCATGGATCGACGGCGACCGTAACCGTCACCGTCAACCCCATAGAGAATCAAACCCCCTCAGCCGGTGACGATTCCACCACCACCGCCGAGGACACGCCCACCGTCATCGACGTCCTCGCCAACGACACCGACCCCGACGGCGACACCCTCACCATCTCCACCGTCGGCACACCCAGCCACGGCACAGCCGTGGTAGCCGACGGCAAGATCACCTACACCCCCGCCACCGACTATCACGGCGACGACACATTCACCTACACCGTGTCTGACGGCACCGCCACCGACACCGCCACCGTCGCCGTTACCATCACCCCGACCAACGATGCCCCCGTGGCGGCCGCCGACACCGCCAGCACCGCAGAGGACACGCCGACCGTCATCGACGTCCTCGCCAACGACACCGACCCCGACGGCGACACCCACACCATCTCCAAAGTCAGCACACCGGGCCACGGCACGGCGGTAGTGACCGACGGCAAGATCACCTACACCCCCGACGCGAACTACCACGGCGACGACACCTTCACCTACACCGTCACCGACAGCACCGCAGCCAACACCGCCACCGTGACCGTCACCGTCACCCCGGCCAACGACGCGCCTGTCGCGTCTGACGACACGTTCACCATGCCCGCCGACGCCACGAGTGCCACCTTCAACGTCCTCGCCAACGACACCGATCCGGATCGCGACTCCCTGAGTGTCGTCGCTGTCACCGGAGCCATCAACGGAACTGCCACGTTCTCCGGTGGCACCGTCACCTACACCCCCGCAACAGGTTTCACCGGCACCGAGGTGCTGACCTACACAGTCTCCGACGGACGACTCACCGACACCGCCACGTTGACCGTGATCGTGCCGGTGTACAACGCCACCCCCGTCGCCGGCACCCCCGCCTACGACTTCACGACGAATAGTGGCAGCGGTACCGTAACCGGAACCATCAACGTCTCCGATCCAGACGGTGACACACTCACTTTCGAGCTGACCGCACGCCCTGTAGAAGAAGTCGGCATGGTAGCCATCGATTCCGAAACCGGATCGTGGGAGTTCATACCGACAGCGCAGGCCCGTTTGGGCGCCTGGCTTGGTACGGGGGAATCCAGTGCCACCTTCTCAGTCACCGTCTCCGATGGGCAGGCCACCACGACTATCAATGTTGTGGCGCCGATCGATGCCGCGGTGACCTTCACGAGAGACGTCTTCGATATCGACGCGGAGCGACTCGAAGCTCAAGGGTTGGCCATATCACCGGATGGCCGCCTGTACCTCACTCAGTACCTTGCTGATGACTCGGCGGGCCAGGTCACGGTCATCGGACGCGGCGGTTCTGTCGATGCCGTCATTGACATCGCTTCGGTCATTCCTCAGGCGATCAGCACTGCCTATGACGTCGCCGTTGGTCCAGACGGTCGGGTCTACGTCAGCAGCGAGGTCGGTGACAGCTGGGAGGATTATGTTCAAGAATCCTTCCACGGCGCGGTGCTGGTCATCGACCCCGCGAGCGACTACTCCGTCGCACTGTTTGCAGAACTTGCCGAACCTGCCTCAGGCATCGACGTCGACAGCGCCGGACGTGTCTATGTGGGTAGCTGGACCACCAAGACGATCACGGTCTTGAACCCTGATGGCTCCAACGCCGACGTCATCCACCTTCCAGAGCCCGCAGACGCTGCGACCGGTGTCACCGGTGTCGCCGTTGGCCCGACTGACCGGATGTATGTCACCGATCCCTGGCAGGGGACCGTCACGGTTGTGGAGCGTGACGGATCCATCGCCCACACCATCGATCTCGGCGGCACCCCCTGGAGCGTCGAGGTCGGGGGCAACGGTGCCGTGTACGTCTCCGACCCCGATACTGGCACTCTCACCGTGCTCAACCAAGACGGTTCTATCGCTGCAGTTGCCAACCTCGGCAGCGACAGCTACCCCGCCGATGTGACGCTGGGCGCCGACGGGCGTGTCTATGTGCCACTCACCGCAACCGGTGACGATGGTGCGCTCGGCAGAATCATCGTACTGACCCCGGTGGCGGTGGCCCGCCTGCTCGGCGCCACCGTGATCGGCGAACCGATTGCAGGTACACCCGGTTCCGTCGACGGGTCGATCTACAGCAGCCCGGTCGTGACCGCCGACGGCACCATCTATCAAACCGTCAGCACCCGCGACTCGGCAGGCGTCGCCACCGTCACCGTCACCGTGATCGCGCCGAGCGGCACGACCACCCATACCGAACCGGTTTCGGGTGACCCGGCAGGGCCACTGGTCATGGGCGAGAACGGCACCGCGTACCAAACCATCACCCACCGCGACTCCGATACCGACGCCACCGTCACCGGTGTGATCATCATGCCGCCGGCCGGTCAAAGCTGGTTCACCGGCCACCACGTTGGCGCCCCCGCCGGTCCGGTCGTACTCGGGGCCGATGGCACCGGGTACCAGACGCTCTCGCAGCTCATGAGCGACGGTACCTATACCACAACGGTTCTCGTCATCACCTCAGATGGGGCGACCCCCTACACGCTCAACGGCTTCCCCGGCAGTTCCGGAATCGGTGCGCCGTCCGGTCCGGTGGTAGCGCCGGACGGCACGGTGTATCTCACCGTGGGCGACTGGGTCATCGACCCCAACACACTGCAAGCCGGCGAACACACCACGACGGTGGCAATCCTCGGCCCGAACGGGCCAAGTACGTCCTCGATCGACGGTGCCGCAGGGGGCGGCGTGGGGCTTGCGTCCGATGGAAGCGTCTACCAGCCGATCTACCAGACGCCTACCCGCCCCGATGCCACACTTGGCACCGCTGTGTTGGCTGTCCTCACCGACAATGGACTCGTCCAGCTCGGCGGCACCGTCGACGGCATTCCTATCGGCAGTCCGGTGATCGGCCCCGACGGGACCCTGTACCAAACCGTCTTCAGCCCTGTATTCGACGCCGACGCAGGCACAGTCGAGTACGTCACCGCGGTGGCGGTCATCACCCCGACGGGCCTGACGTCGATCCTTTCCGATATCGCCGGCATCCCGCTGCGAGCCTCCGACGGATCGAGTGTGCTGCCGGTCGTGGTCGGACCGGACGGCACCGCATACCAGGTGGCGCAAAACCTTGACCCTGCCACCTACACAACGAGCACCACGCTGGCCGTGCTCACCGCCACGGGCGACACCGACATCACCGACATCGCCGGTGAGGCGGTCGGTCCGGTCGTGCCGGGTGTCGACGGACGCGCCTTCCTGACGACCTACGACGCCGAGACCGACACCACCAGAGTGGCGGTGATCACCGCCAATGGCACGACCATTCGAGAACTCGCGGGCCGTCCCGGCGACTCGCAACTGACTGCGATGAACTGGTCGGTCGTGGTAGCGCCGGACGGAACCGCCTACCAAACCACAAGCGCCGTCGACCCCGATTCCGGTGTTAACACCACCAAGGTGTCGGTCATCAGCGAGACGGGCATCGTGACCCACACCATCGACGGCAGCCCAGCGGGATCCGTCGTGTTCGCACCCGATGGGACGGTTTACCAATCTGTCGGGCGCATCGATCCCTACTCGGGAGATTCGAGCACCACGGTCTCCGTTATCTCGCCGATGGGTATTACCCCGATCACCCACCCGATCACGGGCACCCCGGCCGGGTCTGTGATGTTCGGTCCACGCGGCAGCATCTATCAGGTCACGGTGGAGACGAATGGCGGAATGATTGACGCGACATCCCGGGTGTTCGTCATCGGGGGAGCTGCGACCGCAACTACTGCATACGCCGCGGGCGGTGCGCCGGAGAACCTCGCTGCGACCGCCTGGGACGCGCCGGCGTTGATGACGGTAGAAGCGATGGTCACCGCCCCGGCGAGCGCGCCGGCGACAGTTGCGGCCCAATCAGCGCTGGCAGGGGGCGTGCAGGGCGTCGCCATCAGTGCCGCCAACATCGAGTCGACCTTACTCCGGGCAGTCGCCCCGATCGCCACCATTTCCACCAGCGCTGTCTTTCCGTACGCGGGCCAGGTGGCCGTGAGCCCGGACGGTGTACACGTCTACACCGTCAGCATCAGCGGGACCGGATCTACGGTGCAGCAGGCGATCAGCATCGTTAATACTCGTACCAACACGGTGAAGACGATTCCCGTCGGCAACGGCTACCCCTACAACGCGTACGGAATCGCGGTGAGCCCAGACGGCCGAAGTGTTTACACCAACGGCCTCACCTTCACCGGAATCAGCTACCAGCCTGCGGCGTTCATCCTCGACACCGTCACCCACACCGTGCGCACCATCCCAATCAGCGGCGCTTACTTCAACGAGGTGGGGATAGCCGTAAGCCCGGATGGCCGTCACGTTTACTACAGCGGCGTCACCGGTAACGCTGGCGGAACACATCAGCAGGTGCTGACTGTCCTCGACACGACCTCAAACACCGTCAGCACGATCCCCGTCCCCAACCAAAACAGCAGCGACACTCCATATTTTGTGCACGGAGTGGTCGTGAGCCCGGATAGCCAGCGCGTCTACACGACGAGGGTAACGCCTAACGGCTCCGTCGCCGTGACTGTGCTCGACACAGCCACCAACACTGTCTCCTCCATCCCTGTTAACGGTCCCTTATTTGCACGCGGTCTTGCCCTGAGCCCGGACGGTCGCAGCGCCTACACCGTCGGGGTCAATAGCGACGGCACCACAGCCATCACCGTGCTCAACACCTCCACCAAGACCATCACCACCATCCCCGTCCCCGTCCCCGTCCCCTACCTTTACGGCAATCCCTACGCCTACGCAGTCACCGTCAGCCCGGACGGTCGTCGCGTCTACGCCAATACCGGGAATGGGGGGGTCATCGTTTTCGACGCCATCACCAAAGACGTGACCATCGTCCCGATCAACGTTGCCGGCGTAGACCCCCAGACTGGCGGGATAGCTATCAGCCCGGATGGCCACCGGATGTACATCACCAGCGGTGACCTCGATTACGGCAGTAACGGCCAAGAGGCCGTGCTCGTCCTTGATACCGCAAAGATTAATAGTGTAGCCACGAAGTTCATCGCCATGCAGGCGCTTCAAGAAGCTCTGTCCAGATTGATTCCATCGACCGGAGACTATCAAGTTGAGAAGAAGGTTGAAACCGAGGAAATGCGGGCTTCCAACTTGCTTGGACGCATTCCGGATTCGAACGAAACAAGGGAAGCGATCAAAATCCAAATCATCGATACGGATCCCGATGACGGTGAGGTAACCCCCGAGACAACACGGATGGTGGTATATCTGTCCGGAATGCTCGGAAAAGCTAACCCTTTCGCCAAGTTGGCATCTTCTGCGGGTGCAGTTGCGGTTGCAAATGGTCAGATACCCCACGAAGTCGCTGATGAAATTGATAAGTTTTGGCAGAAGTACAAACCAGCGGAAATCATGCTGGTTGGATATAGTAAAGGTGGCATGATTGCACAGAATTATGCGGAACAGGGAAGACACAGCAGGCGGGTTCGCGCACTTGTGACGTTTGCTTCTCCCATTGTTCAGCCCCCGAATTTTGATTATCCGGCAATTCATTTAAGGGATGTATTTGACAGCATTCCCCGATGGCTGGATCAACCTCAAGATAAACAAGAAAACAGCGAAGTGGCACGCACTTACGACTGGATCGGCTCCGGAAAGCACGAGACCAAGAACTATACCGACGGTGCTCACTGGTTCGAGATCAACGGCGGTAGGGTGCTCATCAAAAATGCAATGGCTGAGTTCGAGGGCACCGAAATTTATAATTTTGTGCGGTACTACTGA
- a CDS encoding gamma-aminobutyraldehyde dehydrogenase, with protein sequence MGMASSWIDGAPVSTAGATHTVINPATGAAVAEYTLAAPVDVDRAVASARAALADWAGATPAERSGVLASLARLASEASAELVAEEVAQCGKPVRLAEEFDVPGSIDNIDFFAGAARHLEGKASGEYSPDHTSSIRREAVGVVATIAPWNYPLQMAVWKVLPALAAGCSVVIKPAEITPLTTLTLARLAGEAGLPAGVLNVVTGSGADVGAALAGHADVDMVTFTGSTPVGRQVMAAAAVHGHRTQLELGGKAPFVVFDDADLDAAIQGAVAGALINTGQDCTAATRAMVARGLYDDFVAGVAELFSKIVVGDPNDPDTDLGPLISVAHREKVAGMVSRAPGEGGRIVCGGVAPDGPGSFYRPTLIADVAESSEVWRDEIFGPVLTVRSFVDDDDALRQANDTAYGLAASAWTRDVYRAQRASREIHAGCVWINDHIPIISEMPHGGFGASGFGKDMSQYSLEEYLSIKHVMSDITGAAEKDWHRTVFAKR encoded by the coding sequence ATGGGCATGGCAAGCAGCTGGATCGACGGCGCGCCGGTGAGCACCGCCGGCGCGACGCACACCGTGATCAACCCGGCCACCGGCGCGGCCGTCGCGGAGTACACCCTGGCAGCTCCGGTTGATGTGGACCGCGCGGTGGCGTCGGCGCGGGCGGCGCTGGCGGACTGGGCGGGGGCGACGCCGGCCGAGCGCTCGGGGGTGCTGGCATCGTTGGCCCGGTTGGCTTCCGAGGCGTCGGCCGAGTTGGTGGCCGAGGAAGTGGCTCAGTGCGGCAAGCCGGTGCGGCTGGCCGAAGAGTTCGACGTGCCCGGCAGCATCGACAACATCGACTTCTTCGCCGGGGCAGCACGTCATCTCGAGGGCAAGGCTTCCGGGGAGTACTCGCCCGATCACACGTCGTCGATCCGCCGCGAGGCCGTCGGTGTGGTCGCGACCATCGCGCCGTGGAATTACCCGCTGCAGATGGCGGTGTGGAAAGTGTTGCCCGCGTTGGCTGCCGGATGTTCGGTGGTGATCAAGCCGGCCGAGATCACCCCGCTGACGACGCTGACGCTGGCGCGGCTGGCCGGCGAGGCCGGACTGCCTGCGGGGGTGCTCAACGTGGTGACCGGGTCCGGCGCCGACGTCGGAGCTGCGCTGGCCGGGCACGCCGACGTCGACATGGTGACGTTCACCGGGTCGACCCCGGTGGGGCGTCAGGTGATGGCGGCCGCGGCGGTGCACGGCCACCGGACCCAGCTCGAGCTGGGCGGCAAGGCGCCGTTCGTGGTGTTCGACGACGCCGACCTCGACGCGGCCATCCAGGGCGCGGTCGCCGGCGCGCTGATCAACACCGGCCAGGACTGCACCGCGGCGACGCGCGCGATGGTCGCTCGCGGTCTGTACGACGACTTCGTCGCCGGGGTGGCCGAACTGTTCTCCAAGATCGTCGTCGGCGACCCCAACGACCCGGACACCGATCTGGGGCCGCTGATCTCTGTCGCGCATCGGGAGAAGGTCGCGGGCATGGTCTCGCGGGCGCCCGGGGAGGGTGGCCGGATCGTTTGTGGCGGGGTCGCGCCCGACGGGCCGGGGTCGTTCTACCGGCCCACGCTGATCGCCGACGTGGCCGAATCCTCGGAGGTGTGGCGCGACGAGATCTTCGGCCCGGTGCTGACGGTGCGCTCGTTCGTCGACGACGACGACGCGTTGCGGCAGGCCAACGACACGGCCTACGGCCTGGCTGCGTCGGCGTGGACCCGTGACGTCTACCGCGCCCAGCGGGCCTCGCGCGAGATCCATGCCGGCTGCGTGTGGATCAACGACCACATCCCGATCATCTCCGAGATGCCGCACGGCGGCTTCGGCGCGTCCGGCTTCGGCAAGGACATGAGCCAGTACTCCCTCGAGGAGTACCTGTCGATCAAGCACGTGATGAGCGACATTACCGGGGCGGCCGAGAAGGACTGGCATCGCACGGTTTTCGCGAAGCGCTAG
- a CDS encoding Lrp/AsnC family transcriptional regulator, whose product MANPGMPHAVGPVSFRVNTSRPGAAFPLDDLSKAIIEKLQQDGRRSYAGIGKAVGLSEAAVRQRVQRMVDAGVMQIVAVTDPMQLGFARQAMIGIKCTGDTTKIAEQLAEIDAVDYVVLTAGSFDAIAEVVCEDDDHLLDLLNTQIRALPGVISTETLVYLKLVKQQYNWGTR is encoded by the coding sequence ATGGCCAACCCCGGGATGCCGCACGCCGTCGGCCCGGTGTCGTTTCGCGTGAACACCTCCCGCCCCGGCGCTGCGTTCCCCCTTGATGACCTGTCCAAAGCCATCATCGAGAAGCTGCAGCAGGACGGGCGGCGCTCCTACGCCGGCATCGGCAAGGCGGTCGGCCTGTCCGAAGCCGCCGTCCGCCAGCGGGTACAGCGCATGGTCGACGCCGGGGTGATGCAGATCGTCGCCGTCACCGATCCGATGCAACTCGGGTTCGCCCGCCAGGCCATGATCGGCATCAAGTGCACCGGGGACACCACCAAGATCGCCGAACAACTCGCCGAGATCGACGCCGTCGATTACGTCGTGCTGACCGCGGGGTCCTTCGACGCGATCGCCGAGGTGGTCTGCGAGGACGACGACCACCTGCTGGACCTGTTGAACACCCAGATCCGCGCGCTGCCGGGAGTGATATCCACCGAAACGCTGGTCTATCTGAAACTCGTCAAGCAGCAATACAATTGGGGCACCCGATGA